TGCCCGACATCAGGACGCCGGCCAGCCCAGCCTCTCGCAGTGCCGTCAAGACGCCCCTTACCTCCGGTCGCAGCCGCAGGACGCCCGGCTGCAACCCGTTGGGCCAGCCCGGCTCCTCCCCCGCCGCCAACCGCTCCAGGGCGCGCTCCAGACGCAGGCGCGGCGTGAACCCCATGAGGGCCTGGTAGGCGTCGCCCGCGCTGACCGCGAAGCCGGGGTTGGCGAGCACCAGGTGCAGCCGGGGGAGGTCGAGGCTCGCGAGCCGCTCGCCCCGGCCCTTGGCGAGGGCGGCGTGAGCGGTGCCCAGCATGAAGGGGACGTCGGAGCCGAGCCGCGCCGCCAGGGCCGCGGCGTCGACGCTGCCGGGTAAGAGTTCGGCGAGGAGCCTCAGGACGGCGCCCGCGTCTGCGGAACCGCCGCCCAGCCCGGCGCCAACGGGCACGCGCTTGTGTAGTGTCACCGTCACGGCCGCCCCGGGCGCGGCCGGGTCCGCCGCGCGCCGCGCCGCCAGGTAGTCGGTGGCCGCGCGGTGGGCCAGGTTGGCGCCGCCGTCCGTCAGGTCGGCGGCGGGCGTGCCGCCCTCGACGCTCAACCGCAGCGTCACCACGTCCTGCGAGGCGTCGGCCACGGCCACCGTCACGTCGTCGGCCAGCCCGACGCGCGCCATGGCAGTCTCGATCTCGTGGAAGCCGTCGCCGCGCCGCGCCAGCACGGCGAGACCCAGGTTGACCTTGGCGTGAGCCGACGCGCGGGCGCTAAAGACCTTGGCGGTCATCCGGGCGCGCCCCGCCGTGCGCGCCAGAGCGTCAGCAGCGCCTCCCCCAACGCCAGGTCGGCCTCGGTCGTGATCTTGTGCAGGAGCGGGCTGCCCTCGACCAGGGCGACGGGCGCGCCGAGCAGTCGCACGAGGGCGGCGTCGTCGGTGGCCTCGGCGCCCGCCGTCATGGCCGCGTCGTGCGCCCGCGCCAGGAGCTCGCGCCGGAACCCCTGCGGCGTCTGCACGGCCCTCAAGGCGTCCCGCGGCACCACCGCGCCGTCGGCGACGGAGACGATGGTGTCCGCGACCGGCAGGGCGGCGGTGGCAGCGCCCACGCGCGCCACGGCCGCCACCACGCGCTCCACGACCACAGCGGGCACGAACGGCCTGGCGGCGTCGTGCACGAGCACCACGTCGGCGGTCGTGGCCGCCAGCAGCGCCCGCACCGTCGCCTGGCGGCTGCTCCCGCCGACGACCACCGTGGCGGTGTCGCCCAGCAGCTCCCGCGCCGTCGCCTCCGTGCCCGCCGGCACGGCCACGATCACCTCGTCGACGAGGTCCACAAGTGCGGTCACGGCGTGCTCGAGCAGCGTGACCCCGCCCAGCTGCACGTACGCCTTGGGGCCCAGCCCCAAGCGCACGCCGCTGCCGGCGGCCGGCAGCAGCGCCGCCAGGCGGGGGCGGCGGAGGCTCACCACGAGGGTGCGCGCCTAATCGGGATGCCGAACGTCACGAGCACCAGGCTAACCCGCGCGCTCGTATACTCGCGCTGGGGGCGGAGGTGGTCCGAGGGTGACGGAGCGATCGAGGGTGAATGGGCGCGGCCGGAGCGCGCGCGGCCCCGCCGACGGCGTGCGCCTCCGCCGACGGCTCGAGGGGCGCGTGCTCGGTGGGGTGTGCGGCGGCATCGCCGAGCTCGTCGGCGCCGACGTCCGCACGGTGCGCGTGCTCTTCGTGCTGTCGGCGCCGCCGTCGCTCGGCACCACGTTCCTGGGCTACCTGCTGCTCTGGCTGCTGATCCCGACCGGGCCCGTCACCGCCGGCGCGGCCGACTGACGCTAGAGGTAGGCCGAGGCGCGGACCGGCCGCCAGGCCGGCGCCGAGCCGGGCGGACTCCCCGTCCGTCATGCAGGGCCGCGGGGCGCGGCGCCCCGCCTCAGACGAGCAGCCGGACCGGCTCCGCCAGCAGCTCCGCCACCCGCGCGAGCAGGCGGCTCCCCTGGGTCAGCGGGATGGAACCCGTGAGCGCCAGGGTGCTGCGGTAGCCGCCGACGTCCGAATCGTAGAGGATCCGCCCGAACGTCACCGTGGGGGCGTCCACGTCGAGGAAGGCCTCGTCGAGCTCGAACGCGCTCAGGTCGACCGCCACGAGCGCGACCTCGTCCTCCTCCGTGCCGGGCGCCTCGAGCTCCTCGGCGACGGCCACGAACGAGCGCGCCGCGGCGTCGTCGACGCGGCGCAGCCTGAGTTCGCCGTCGAGCTCAGCCAGTGCGACGTGGCCGCCCGTGAGGCCCACGTCGCGAGCCGCCTTGGCCACGGCCCGCAGCAGGAACGGCGCCACGGGCAGCGGCTCCTCCCTGCCCAGCTCGAGGCCGCACGCCAGTTGCGCCGCGGCGAGCGGGCTGACGTCGAGGTTGCGCCTGAGGAGCGTGGGCGTCCTCACGACTGGCAGGGCGCCGGCGACGAGCGTCTCGGGCGCGGCGCCGACGGGAGCCGGCCCGGCGTCGTCAGGGTCGACCTCGGCCAAGGCGTCCGCGTCGTGACCGTCCAAGGCGCTGACGTCCGCCACGAACTCGGTCTCCTCCATGGCGTCGAGCTCGGGCCCATCGACGGCCTCGATGTCGGCGCGGTCGAACCCCGCCTCGTCCGACACCCCAGCTAGGCTCTCCTCCGGCGCCGCCTCGGCTCCCCGCCACCCGGAGGACGCGCCCACCACCGGGGCGTCGGCCTCCTCGGGCGCCGCCTGCCACACGGAATCGGGGTCGACCGCGCGGGCGTTAGCGGCAGCTTCGTCCCCCTGGCCCGCGAGGCCCGCGGCGTCGGCGGCAGTCTCGTCCCACTGACCCGCGAGACCCGCGGCGTCGGCGGCAGTCTCGTCCCACTGACCCGCGAGACCCGCGGCGTCGGCGGCAGCTTCGTCCCCCTGGCCCGCGAGGTCCGTGCCGTCCACGGCCGTCTCGTCCCCGTGCCCCCCGAGACCAGCGGCGTGGGGGGCGTCCGAGGCGGCGCTCGCTGGCGCCGGAGCCTCGTCCCAGAGGGCGTCCCGTGCGTCGCCGGCGGGGTGAGGGTCGGTGGTCGCGTCGCCCTCGTCGTCTGTCTCCCAGAGGTCGGGCGCGCTCGTCGCGGCTGGGGCGTAGGGTTCGTCATCGAGCCGCAGGTCGCCCCCGAGCCAGGGGTCGCCCGCCTCGCCCTGCGAGGCGGCGGGCGCGGCCGGCTCGGCCTGCCACGCGCCGGCGCCCTCCGTCTCGGCGGGGACCGCCGGTTCCGGCGCGTGCCACGCCTCGTCGTCGGAGACGAGCAGGAGATCGTCGTCGTCGGGCGCCACGAAGGCGCGACCGTCCGAGAACGCGCCGGCCGCGTGGGCGGCGCCGTCGTGAGCGCCGGGCTCGTGCGCACCGGGCTCGTGGGCGAGGGCGTGGGGGTCGGCGGCATGGGAGTGGGCGGCCCAGGCGCCGTCGGCCAGGGGACCGCCCTCGCCGCCACCTGGCTCGACGCCGTCCGCGAGGCCGTGGCCGCCTTCGCCCGCGGCGCCCGTCGCGGGCACGGCGGCCAGCTCGTCATCGTCGTCGAGCAGGAAGAGGTCCTCGCCGATCTCCGGGGCGGTGCCCGGGTCCGTCACCCTGCCGGGGTCGAGCCGCGCGGCGCCGCTCGCCTCGCGGGCGGCGTCCCCGGAGCCGGGCGCCCGCGAGTAGTTGCCAACGGAGTCGACGCCGACCTCGGTCCAGGACTCCATGCCCTCGGGGAGCGGCTCGGGGGTCGGGTCGAGCGCCTCCTCGCCGGCCATGACGCGCGCGAGGTAGTCGAGCACGTCACGCTCGACCACCGAGCCGTTGGGGCCGGAACCGGTGAGGCGCTGCCAATCAACGTTGTTCTGCTCGGCCAGGCGGCGGGCCAGGTGGGAGATCTCGGGTTCGCTCACGGGCGCTCCTCCAGGGCGGGTTGGCTGAATCCGGCGACCTGCACTTGGCGCTCCGTGCCGTCACCCGAATGGCGCAAGATGTTGTGGAGTATAGCGCGCAGGACGCTCCGGCGCTTCCGGCAAATCCCACAACTTCCGGCGCCGCGCCGCGCCCGCGTGCCGCTGCCTCGCCGTCAGGGACGCCAGGCCTGGAAGAAGACGTCGTCGATGTAGGTCTGCAGCATCGCGCCCTCGCCGTAGACGAGGATGCTGGTGGTCACGCTCTGGCCGGCGGCCACACGCCTGTCGAGCGCCACGCGTTCCCCCTGGTCGTCGGTGACCACGAGGCGGAGCTGGTAGGGCTGCTCCAGCAGCCGCTTGACCCCCATGTTGGTGGGGTCGAACGTGAACGGCACGAGGCGGCTGCCGTCGGAGGGCGTGCCGGCCGTGCCACCGCCGGTCCCCGTCGGGCCCTGGCCGGACGCCGAGCCTTGCGAAGAACCCTGGCCCGCCACGCCACCCCTGCCGCCGCCGAAGAGGTCGAACGGCTCCGCCGGGGGCGCTCCGTTGACGGTGAGGAAGACCGGCGTGCCCGGCAGCGTGTAGCCGTCGGGCACGGCGGCGACGACGCCCTCTGGCAGTCCGGCGTCGGTCACGTAGGTGACGGTGCCGACGACGAGCTGCGCCGCGCTCAGCGCGAGCTGGGCGCGCCACTGGGGCATGCCGATCACCTCCGGGACCTTCACGGCGCTGGAGGTCGACAGGGAGTACTGGACCATCACGGGCGTGCCGGGCGGCACCGCCGCGCCGGGCGCGGGCGCGGTCGCCACGACGGTGCCCGGCCGCGCGAAGGAGACGCTGGACGCGATCGTCTCGACGCGCCCGAAGCCGAGCTTCGTCAGCTCCTGCACGGCCTTGTCGAGGTCGGTCCCGACCAGGTCGGGGACGATCACCGGCTCCCGCCCGGGACCCGAGCTGACGGTCAGGTCGAGCGAGCCCCCCTCGCCGAGGCGCTGCCCGCCGCCGGGGGACTGGGCGACGACCGTGCCGGCCGGGTGGGCGCTGGGAGCGTAAGTGGTCGTGCCCAGCGGCACGTTCAGCTCGGCGGCGCGCGCCACGGCGGCCGCCTCCGCCACGCCGACGAGGTCGGGCAGCACCGCGGCCGCGGGTGGGGTGTTCACGCCCAGGTGGACGGTCCTGAGGCGTTTCACGACGGCGCCGGGTTGCGGCGACTGGGACGTGACGGTTCCCGCCTCGACGCCCTCGACGTGTTCGACGAACGTGACGGGCTCGAAGCCGAGTGCGCGCAGCTGCCTGGCGGCCTGGTCGAACGGCGTGCCGACGAGGTTGGGCAAGGCCTGCTCCGGCACGGAGAAGTACCGTGCCGCGTCGAACGCGACGATCACCGTCAACGCCACGAGGCCGACGGCCGAGGCGAGCAACCAGCCCACGGCGCGGGGGCGATGCGCCTGGTCTATGGGGGTGTGGCGCGCTGCCATCCGGGCACTCTATCACGCGAGCCACGCGCCCGATGAGCGCCGAAACACGTGGCAGACGCGCAAACTCGCGCGGCGCCCGGACCCGGGCGGAGGGGCGCGCGCGCCGCCCCGGGCCCTGGTGCCCGAGGTGGGGCGGAGCGGGGCTAGCATGGGGCATGCAGCGCGGTCACGCCACCATCCCCAGCGGCACCCTCGGCCACCTGACCCGCGCGGAGGTAGACGCCGCGTGGGAGCTGACGGCGCTATCGCGCCTGCTCGAGCTCGGCGAGCGCTGGCGCGGGCTGGCGGTCCCGGCCGGGTTCGAGGAGCGGTTCTACCGCCTCAACAGCCTGCCGCACCAGCTCCTCGCCCTGTACCGCGGCCTCGACCCGACGGACCCCGACGAGGACATCGTCGAGGAGGCGGAGCCTGCCGCCACCGCCATGGTGACGCAGCACTACCTGCTCGACGAGAGCGTCGACCTCCTCTACGACTCGCTCGATGGCGACGGCCCGACCACGGTGCGGCGGGCCGGCCGCGCGGGCGGTCACGCCGCGACCGGCCGCCGGGCAGTGTTGCTGGCGGTCAAGCGCCTCTACCGCGACGACTGGACGACGGCGGCGGTCATGGAGCGGCTGGCAGCTACCGCCAGGCTCGGCCTGGAGGCGCGGCCCGTCCTGATCACGCCGGCGCCGGAGCGGGTCGACCCCGCCTTGGCGACCCGGTTGGGTGCCCTGCTCGGCCAGGCCGTGCGGGCCTGGGTCGACGAGGAGGGCGCGCTCGTCCGGCTGGCGCCCGCCTGAGAGGGCCCATGGCGCCCGGTGGGCGCGTTCACTTCCTGACGCTCTGGGGCGTCACCGCCGCCTTGGCCTGGGTCGTGTTCTCGAAGGTCACGAAGGCGCTCGGGTTCGTCTCGGCCAGCAGCTTGAGGGCGGCGGGGACCCGCCGGCGGGGGATGACGGAGAAGAGCACCCTGACGTCGCCGTCGCGGCCGCGAGCGTTCAGCTCGGTGACGTAGTAGCCCGCGGCGCGCAGCGCCTCCTCCACGGGAGCGGAGCCCACCGGCGTCACGACCCGCATCATCGAGTCGCCCAGAGCGAGCCAGCGCTCGATGCTCACCCCGAGCATGGTGCCCGTGGCGTACCCGGCGGCGTAGGCGACGAACTTGACGGGCGAGTCGAGGTTGGCAAGCACCTGCGCCGCCGCCACCAGCCACACGAGCGACTCGAAGAAGCCGAAGAGGCCCGCCAGGCGTCGCTGGCCGCGCACCAGGAAGCCGATGCGGAGGGTGCCGAGCGACACGTCGACGATGCGCAGCCCGAAGATGAGCAGCGCGGCGAGCGTCAGCTCCAGGACCTCGCTCACTTCCGCGCCTCGAGTTCCCGCGCGGCCACCGCGGCCGCCCCGATGACGCCGGCGTTGCCGCCCAGTTTCGCGACCAGGAAGCGCGGCACGGGGTACCCCTCCAGGTAGTGCTCGGCGGCGGCCTGGACCTTGCCGAGGTAGAAGGGGCCGACCTCCGCCACGCCGCCGCCGATCACGAACGCCTCGGGGTCGATGATCTTCACGAGGTTCGCGAGGCCTATCCCCACGAAGAGCGCGCTGTTCTCGACGATGCCGAGGGCCTTCGGCTCGCCCGCCCGCGCCCGCGCGAACACCTCGCGCGTGTCCATCTCGACGCCGTAGGCGTAGCCGGCGTCGCGCGCCATGGAGCGCCCGGCAGCGATGGCCTCGAGGCTCCCCGTGTGCCCGTCCCCGCCCATGGGTCCGCCCACCAGCATGGTCATGTGGCCGATCTCGCCGGCCATGCCGTTGGCCCCCCTGAGAACCTGCTCACCCACGAATATGCCGCCGCCGATGCCGGTGGAGACCGTCACGTAGATGCTCGACGAGAACTCGCGCGCCGCCCCGTACAGGTGCTCGGCGTAGCCGGCGGCGTTGGCGTCGTTCTCGAGGACGATGGGGAGGTCGAGGAGGCGCTCGAGTTCCGCCACCAGTGGCGCGTCGTGCATCCCGGCGATGTTGGGCGCGAACACCACCTTGCGCCGCTCCTTGTCGAGTGGACCGGGCGAGCCGACGCCGATGCCGGCCACCTCGTGGCCCCGCGCCAGCAGTTGCTCGGCGGTGCCCGCCAGCGCCCGGACCACGTCCGCGAAGCCGGTCTGCGGCGTGTCGACCCTCACGGAGTCGACCACCGTGCCCTCGCGCACGACCGCCGCCAGGATCTTGGTGCCTCCCAGGTCGAGCCCTAACGTCATCATTCAGTTCTCCTCAGCGCCGGGTTCCGTGGGCGCGCCGTTCAGCACCGCCACCGTTGCGCTCGCGATCATCGCTTCCTCGTCCGTCCTGATGGTCAGGACGGCGACCTTGCCTCCGGGTGGCGAGATCAAGGTCTCGCCGCGCGCGTTGCGACCCGCGTCCACTAGGACCCCCAGGAACTCGAGCCCGGCCAGGCACGCGGCGCGCGCCCAGGCGGAGTTCTCGCCTATGCCGCCGGTGAACACCACCGCGTCGAGCCCGCCCATGGCGGCGGCGTACGCGCCCACCGTCTTGCGCACGCGGTAGGCGAACACCTCGAGGGCGGCCGCGGCCCCCTCGGCGCCCGCCGCCGCGGCCGCGCTCACGTCGCGCAGGTCGTTGGAGACGCCCGACATGCCCTTCAGGCCCGAGCCCTTGTTGAGCAGGTCGTCGACCTCGTCGACGGACGCCCCGCCCCGCAACAGGTGCAGGATCACGCCGGGGTCGACGTCGCCGCTGCGCGTCCCCATCAACAGCCCCTCCATGGGCGTGAAGCCCATGGTGGTGTCGACGGACCTGCCGCCGGCCACGGCGGCGGCGCTGGCGCCGTTGCCGAGGTGGAGGGTCACGAGCCTGAGGTCCTCGCGCCGGCGCCCGAGGGCCTGGGCCGCCTTGCGCGAGACGTAGTCGTGGCTCGGGCCGTGGAAGCCGTAGCGCCGCACGCCGTGGCTGGTGGCGTACTCGAGCGGGAGGCCGTAGAGGTAGGCGCGGCGCGGCAAGGTGGCGTGGAAGGCCGTGTCGAAGACGGCCACGTGCCTGACGTCGGGCATGGCGCGCAGCGCGGCGCGCAGCGCGGCGAGGTTGCCGGGGTTGTGGAGGGGCGCCAGGGCCGCCAGTTCCTCGATGCCGCGCTCGACCTCGGGTGTCACGGCGGTGGCGCTCACGAAGCGCGTGCCGCCGTGCACCACGCGGTGGCCCACGGCGTCGGGCGCGAAACCGGGCACGTGCCGCTCGAACGCCGCCAGCGCGAACTCGAAGGCGGCAGCGTGGTCCTCGAGGCGCGGCCGCTCGAGCAGCGCGAAGGAGGCGGTGGCGCTGCTCGACCCGCCGATGCGCTCCACGAGGAGCGACTCGCCGCCCGGCAGCAGCTTGGTCTTGAGGCTCGAGCTGCCCGCGTTGACGACGAGCACCTGGGGGGAGGCGGTGGGGTTCACGCGGCGTTCCCGGCGCCCGACTCGGCCCCCGGGCGCACTCGGGCTCCCAGGTCGGCCACGAGGCGCGGCCTGAACCCGAGGGCGTCGGCGGCCACGAAGTGCACCGCCACGTCGTCGAGGCGCGTGAGGATGCCGTCGGGCTCGTCGCCGTGCACGTGCCCGAACACGAGGGCGTCGGGCGCGGCCTCCCCTATCAGCCGCGTCAACTCGTTGGGTTCGAGGCGGGAGTTGGTGGGTGGGAAGTGGAGCATGACCACGCGGTAACCGCCCTCCAGCTTCGCGGCGTGCTCCAGCGACAGGCGGAGCCGCTCGACCTCGCGTTGGTAGATCTTCAGGTCCTGCTCCGTGAAGCCGTGGCTGCCGGGGCAGACCCAGCCGCGCGTGCCGGCGACGACCACGCCGTCGATGGCCACGGCGTCGTTCTGCAAGGCCCACATGCCCCCTGGCAGGGCGCGCCTCAGCCGGCTTATGGACGGCCACCAGTAGTCGTGGTTGCCGCGGAGCAGCACCTTCCGACCGGGCAGGTCCGCGAGGGCCTCCAGGTCGACGAGTGCCTCCTCGAACCGCATGGCCCACGAGATGTCGCCCGGCACCAGGACCAGGTCGTCTTCGCCGACGGTGGCGCGCCAGCCGTCGAAGAACGC
This window of the Trueperaceae bacterium genome carries:
- the ispD gene encoding 2-C-methyl-D-erythritol 4-phosphate cytidylyltransferase encodes the protein MVSLRRPRLAALLPAAGSGVRLGLGPKAYVQLGGVTLLEHAVTALVDLVDEVIVAVPAGTEATARELLGDTATVVVGGSSRQATVRALLAATTADVVLVHDAARPFVPAVVVERVVAAVARVGAATAALPVADTIVSVADGAVVPRDALRAVQTPQGFRRELLARAHDAAMTAGAEATDDAALVRLLGAPVALVEGSPLLHKITTEADLALGEALLTLWRARRGAPG
- a CDS encoding metallophosphoesterase — protein: MRLFAIADPHLPGAQAKTMDVFGPRWAGHPQAFFDGWRATVGEDDLVLVPGDISWAMRFEEALVDLEALADLPGRKVLLRGNHDYWWPSISRLRRALPGGMWALQNDAVAIDGVVVAGTRGWVCPGSHGFTEQDLKIYQREVERLRLSLEHAAKLEGGYRVVMLHFPPTNSRLEPNELTRLIGEAAPDALVFGHVHGDEPDGILTRLDDVAVHFVAADALGFRPRLVADLGARVRPGAESGAGNAA
- the ispE gene encoding 4-(cytidine 5'-diphospho)-2-C-methyl-D-erythritol kinase, whose protein sequence is MTAKVFSARASAHAKVNLGLAVLARRGDGFHEIETAMARVGLADDVTVAVADASQDVVTLRLSVEGGTPAADLTDGGANLAHRAATDYLAARRAADPAAPGAAVTVTLHKRVPVGAGLGGGSADAGAVLRLLAELLPGSVDAAALAARLGSDVPFMLGTAHAALAKGRGERLASLDLPRLHLVLANPGFAVSAGDAYQALMGFTPRLRLERALERLAAGEEPGWPNGLQPGVLRLRPEVRGVLTALREAGLAGVLMSGSGPTCFGVATGAEHAARTAELLAARHPGWWVLADATLAGATTGGVSGA
- a CDS encoding PspC domain-containing protein, encoding MRLRRRLEGRVLGGVCGGIAELVGADVRTVRVLFVLSAPPSLGTTFLGYLLLWLLIPTGPVTAGAAD
- a CDS encoding acetate/propionate family kinase, producing MNPTASPQVLVVNAGSSSLKTKLLPGGESLLVERIGGSSSATASFALLERPRLEDHAAAFEFALAAFERHVPGFAPDAVGHRVVHGGTRFVSATAVTPEVERGIEELAALAPLHNPGNLAALRAALRAMPDVRHVAVFDTAFHATLPRRAYLYGLPLEYATSHGVRRYGFHGPSHDYVSRKAAQALGRRREDLRLVTLHLGNGASAAAVAGGRSVDTTMGFTPMEGLLMGTRSGDVDPGVILHLLRGGASVDEVDDLLNKGSGLKGMSGVSNDLRDVSAAAAAGAEGAAAALEVFAYRVRKTVGAYAAAMGGLDAVVFTGGIGENSAWARAACLAGLEFLGVLVDAGRNARGETLISPPGGKVAVLTIRTDEEAMIASATVAVLNGAPTEPGAEEN
- a CDS encoding DUF2179 domain-containing protein: MELTLAALLIFGLRIVDVSLGTLRIGFLVRGQRRLAGLFGFFESLVWLVAAAQVLANLDSPVKFVAYAAGYATGTMLGVSIERWLALGDSMMRVVTPVGSAPVEEALRAAGYYVTELNARGRDGDVRVLFSVIPRRRVPAALKLLAETNPSAFVTFENTTQAKAAVTPQSVRK
- a CDS encoding ROK family protein, encoding MMTLGLDLGGTKILAAVVREGTVVDSVRVDTPQTGFADVVRALAGTAEQLLARGHEVAGIGVGSPGPLDKERRKVVFAPNIAGMHDAPLVAELERLLDLPIVLENDANAAGYAEHLYGAAREFSSSIYVTVSTGIGGGIFVGEQVLRGANGMAGEIGHMTMLVGGPMGGDGHTGSLEAIAAGRSMARDAGYAYGVEMDTREVFARARAGEPKALGIVENSALFVGIGLANLVKIIDPEAFVIGGGVAEVGPFYLGKVQAAAEHYLEGYPVPRFLVAKLGGNAGVIGAAAVAARELEARK
- a CDS encoding PASTA domain-containing protein, with amino-acid sequence MAARHTPIDQAHRPRAVGWLLASAVGLVALTVIVAFDAARYFSVPEQALPNLVGTPFDQAARQLRALGFEPVTFVEHVEGVEAGTVTSQSPQPGAVVKRLRTVHLGVNTPPAAAVLPDLVGVAEAAAVARAAELNVPLGTTTYAPSAHPAGTVVAQSPGGGQRLGEGGSLDLTVSSGPGREPVIVPDLVGTDLDKAVQELTKLGFGRVETIASSVSFARPGTVVATAPAPGAAVPPGTPVMVQYSLSTSSAVKVPEVIGMPQWRAQLALSAAQLVVGTVTYVTDAGLPEGVVAAVPDGYTLPGTPVFLTVNGAPPAEPFDLFGGGRGGVAGQGSSQGSASGQGPTGTGGGTAGTPSDGSRLVPFTFDPTNMGVKRLLEQPYQLRLVVTDDQGERVALDRRVAAGQSVTTSILVYGEGAMLQTYIDDVFFQAWRP